AATATTTTGCGGTTCCTCTCCTTCAAGAAAATTTTTAACCTTATCGAAAACTTCAGGCACATTGTTGTTGCTATTCATTGCCCATTCATACGCATTTTTAACTTTTTCCGCATTATCGCCGTCAGTAATTTTTAACACCGATTCTAAATTTGGATCAAGCTCTATTCCTTTGGAATTATTTTTTGCTTCGTCTAATAAACCAGTATTTTCCAAATCCTCATCTTTATCCCAAACCGCAAAATAGTTATCAAATCCAATTAAACGACAAACGCCAAGAAAATAAAACACTCCTCCTTTTCCTCCGCACTCAATTATTGAAATACCTTTTTCATCTAAATTTATATTCCATTTATTTTCGCAAAGCGTAGAAAATAATATCTTGTCAGAGTCGCCCTCAACCAACAGCGCTTTTCGAGCAAAAAATAATTCGTTTCTTTCGGGATTAAAATGCGTGTATATTTTATGTTTTTGTTTTTCCGCATTTTCCGCATTAAACGCATCATCTTTTTCTAAAAGATAAGTTCCGTGATCAATATCTTTACGAAGCAGAACAATGTCATCTGGCCTTCCGCCATCAACAAAATTTGGGTTATGCGTTGTATAAAAAATTTGTGTATTTTTGGATAATTTTATGAAATTTTTATATAGAGCGCGCTGGGCTTGCGGATATAAATAAATTTCGGGTTCTTCAATCCCAAATATTACATTGCCACCCATTAGTTCGGCATAAGTTTGGAAAATTGAAACTAACAGCAAATTTTGCATACCTGCCCCGACTTCTTCACTATCAAAATGTCTATCCGGAAAATTTTCTTTAACATGAATTTGAAGCGTTTTGTAAAACCAATTCAAATTATAAATATCCAAAACTGGCTCAAATTCATTCGCAAGACCAGCGCTGTTTTCTTTGCAATATTTTTTGAAAGCGTTAACAAATTTTTTGAATGTTACCTCATCTTCAGAAAAATCATCTTCCAAAAAATCTTTAGCGGGCTTTATTTTTTCAGCAAATTTATTCTTCAAATCCTGTTCATTTCCGCTATTTTGCGCCACATAATTTTCATACACCAGTCGCATTAGTTTTCCCAACATTGTCCATTGGCTAACTCTCAATTCAGAAGTAAGTTGTCGCTCGGAAGTGATAAAAATAAAATGACACAATTTCTTAAATTGTTCTTGATCATAAAATGTATTATCGCCATTTATTGTCGTTTTAGCTGAAAGTTCTGGCTCTAAAGTCATTTCCAGTTTGACGCTTGAAACACTTACTTCATAACCTCTTTTGTTTGTGAAAGTAATAGGACTAACAAAACTAACCTCAATAATTATCGGCTTCGTCGTATCAAGAAAAAGTTCCCGCGCAATTTTTGCCTTGGTTGTCCAACCCTCGCCAATCACAAGATCAAGCGCGCGCAAAATGTTAGTTTTTCCCACACTATTTGGGCCGATAAGCGCGCAAAGATTTTTTGGCTCAATTGTTAGTTCTTTAATCGAACGGAAGTTTTTAATTTCTAGCTTTTGAATAAACATACCTATTTTTTAAACGCCTCTGCCAACTGCTTAAAACTCGTTGGTTTATATTTATCCCATTCTTCCTGCTTTACATAAAGCATTTTGTAAGCGATTTTTTTCTGTCTTTCGCTTGCGTCCTCGCACCATTGCTCCAATCTTTTTATTTTCTCAATATCATCTAAATCTTCTCGTCCTTTTGTTTCCACGATATAAATTGTTTTGTTGTCCGTTTTTACGAAAAAGTCGGGATAATAGCTGGAAATTGCTCCGCTCGCGTTTTTATAATCAATTTTGAAATGAATTTCATAATAATTTTTTGCGAAAGAAAGCACATCATCCGCACCCTCTAAAAAGTCGGCAAATTCTAATTCAAAATCGCTATCGCCGACAATTTTATTGAATACACTCTTTTTGGGTAGCAAATATTTTTTATCGGTAACAACAAATGGCCTCGCACTGCTTATTTTTAGATAATTTTTTATTTCCGTGTCGCCTACATCCTGCACAGTCAAGTCGTTTATTTCTTTTTTAAATGTTTCCACGATAGTTTTTACCGCTTCCAACTCGGATAAATTTCTCAAAATATTTGCGTCATTTAGATCAACTTTTTCGCTAAACAAATCATCGCTGATAAATTCCTTTACTTTGCCAAAAAGTATATCGTAGCACCCAAAAAGACGCAGTTCTTTCATTATTCTTTGCACAAAAAATCCGACGACGCTTTGATAGTTTGGTTCAACGGTGCTATTCAAAAT
Above is a genomic segment from Parcubacteria group bacterium ADurb.Bin159 containing:
- a CDS encoding recombination protein F — translated: MFIQKLEIKNFRSIKELTIEPKNLCALIGPNSVGKTNILRALDLVIGEGWTTKAKIARELFLDTTKPIIIEVSFVSPITFTNKRGYEVSVSSVKLEMTLEPELSAKTTINGDNTFYDQEQFKKLCHFIFITSERQLTSELRVSQWTMLGKLMRLVYENYVAQNSGNEQDLKNKFAEKIKPAKDFLEDDFSEDEVTFKKFVNAFKKYCKENSAGLANEFEPVLDIYNLNWFYKTLQIHVKENFPDRHFDSEEVGAGMQNLLLVSIFQTYAELMGGNVIFGIEEPEIYLYPQAQRALYKNFIKLSKNTQIFYTTHNPNFVDGGRPDDIVLLRKDIDHGTYLLEKDDAFNAENAEKQKHKIYTHFNPERNELFFARKALLVEGDSDKILFSTLCENKWNINLDEKGISIIECGGKGGVFYFLGVCRLIGFDNYFAVWDKDEDLENTGLLDEAKNNSKGIELDPNLESVLKITDGDNAEKVKNAYEWAMNSNNNVPEVFDKVKNFLEGEEPQNISEDIINPDDIPF